One part of the Sphingopyxis sp. PAMC25046 genome encodes these proteins:
- a CDS encoding glycine zipper 2TM domain-containing protein, with amino-acid sequence MRTFVLLGLAAGSLLLAGHARAEQPALDYGIPADPDTRVYTGYPDRVPSEVDYRTVNGAYDADGRWTGTWDGTYEAPDGRVYEGRYEGTVEGHGAGYPPPPAYDPYYSGGYDPRYEAEMERRCGRGGTVGGAVVGGLVGGIAGNRIAGRGDRTAGTLIGAGVGALAGSAIGSAADKKKCEQWWSSRSARYQDGYYQGGYYAGGTSTTYHHGGYGYGYYTPGVVVTTIINGPPVVTETVETSTRTYYENVPVRKRYVAKKKWKPKPKPVPRCVC; translated from the coding sequence ATGCGCACGTTCGTGTTGTTGGGATTGGCCGCAGGGTCGCTGTTGCTGGCGGGGCATGCCCGCGCCGAACAGCCGGCGCTCGACTATGGCATCCCCGCCGATCCCGATACGCGCGTCTACACCGGCTATCCCGACCGCGTACCGAGCGAAGTCGACTATCGCACCGTGAACGGCGCCTATGACGCCGACGGCCGCTGGACCGGCACGTGGGACGGCACCTATGAAGCGCCCGACGGCCGCGTCTACGAAGGCCGCTATGAAGGCACGGTCGAGGGCCATGGCGCCGGCTATCCGCCGCCGCCCGCATATGATCCATATTATAGCGGCGGGTACGACCCGCGTTACGAAGCGGAAATGGAACGCCGCTGTGGCCGGGGGGGCACAGTAGGCGGCGCGGTTGTCGGCGGGCTCGTGGGGGGTATCGCCGGCAACCGCATTGCCGGACGCGGCGACCGCACCGCCGGCACGCTGATCGGCGCCGGGGTCGGCGCCCTCGCAGGATCGGCTATCGGCAGTGCCGCGGACAAGAAGAAATGCGAACAATGGTGGTCGAGCCGCAGCGCGCGCTATCAGGATGGCTATTATCAGGGCGGTTATTACGCCGGCGGCACTTCGACGACCTATCATCACGGCGGTTACGGCTACGGCTATTATACGCCCGGCGTCGTCGTCACGACGATCATCAACGGCCCGCCGGTGGTGACCGAAACGGTCGAGACATCGACGCGCACCTATTATGAAAATGTGCCGGTGCGGAAACGCTATGTCGCAAAGAAGAAATGGAAGCCGAAACCCAAGCCGGTACCCCGCTGCGTCTGCTGA
- a CDS encoding SDR family oxidoreductase, with the protein MRILILGGYGVFGGRLAELLADRPDVDLLVCGRDPVRAEAFCARYQGNPRVVPCVLDRRDISDALRRLKPDLVVDASGPFQNYGAGRYHVVEACIAAGIDYLDFADGADFVFGIDRFDAAAKARGVFVLSGVSSFPALTGAVLQEMAQTMDIRSVEGGIAPSPFAGIGLNVMRAVVGYAGAPVKLRRGGKDSHGIGLAESMRFTVAVPGRLPLRNIHFSLVDVPDLQLLPRAYPAMTDIWMGAGPVPEILHRILNLLAKARRRFHLPSFEPFSRLFYAVLNRMRFGEHRGGMFVRAYGVADGRTVERSWHLLAEGDDGPYIPSMAIEAIIRKWLAGDRPPAGARSSVDALTLADYDALFAGRSIHTGFRSEEPDAPLYRRILGPAFDTLPPRLKELHGSKAARRWQGHAEVRRGTGLLARIAAATMRFPKATERAPLNVAFAPETGGERWTRDFAGKCFSSHQSRGSGRNEYLLVERFGVLSFAMALVVERDRLHLVPRRWSAFGVPMPRWLMPYGTSFETETGGRFGFDVEIATPLTGLIVAYRGSLEPA; encoded by the coding sequence ATGAGGATATTGATTCTCGGCGGCTATGGCGTCTTCGGCGGGCGGCTCGCCGAATTGCTGGCCGATCGCCCCGACGTCGACCTGCTGGTCTGCGGCCGCGACCCCGTCCGCGCCGAAGCCTTCTGTGCCCGCTACCAAGGCAATCCGCGCGTGGTTCCCTGCGTCCTTGACCGGCGCGACATCTCCGACGCCCTGCGACGCTTGAAACCCGATCTCGTCGTCGACGCCTCGGGCCCGTTTCAGAACTATGGCGCCGGTCGTTACCATGTCGTCGAGGCGTGCATCGCGGCGGGTATCGACTATCTCGACTTTGCCGATGGTGCCGATTTCGTCTTCGGCATCGATCGCTTCGATGCGGCAGCCAAGGCACGGGGCGTCTTTGTCCTGTCGGGGGTCAGCAGCTTCCCAGCGCTGACCGGCGCGGTGCTGCAGGAAATGGCGCAGACCATGGATATTCGCAGCGTCGAAGGCGGCATCGCGCCGTCGCCTTTTGCCGGTATCGGCCTCAACGTCATGCGCGCGGTCGTCGGCTACGCCGGCGCGCCGGTGAAGCTGCGCCGCGGGGGAAAGGATTCGCACGGGATCGGCCTCGCCGAAAGCATGCGCTTCACCGTCGCGGTGCCCGGCCGTTTGCCGCTGCGCAATATTCACTTCTCGCTCGTCGATGTCCCCGACCTCCAGCTTTTGCCGCGCGCCTATCCGGCGATGACCGATATCTGGATGGGTGCGGGACCGGTGCCCGAAATTTTGCACCGCATCCTCAACCTGCTCGCCAAGGCTCGCAGGCGCTTCCACCTGCCGTCGTTCGAGCCATTTTCGCGCCTCTTCTATGCCGTGCTCAACCGGATGCGCTTCGGCGAGCATCGCGGCGGCATGTTCGTTCGCGCATATGGCGTCGCAGACGGCCGAACAGTCGAACGCAGTTGGCATCTTTTGGCCGAAGGCGATGACGGCCCCTATATTCCGTCGATGGCGATCGAGGCGATCATCCGCAAATGGCTCGCCGGTGATCGTCCCCCCGCCGGCGCGCGGTCGAGCGTCGATGCGCTGACGCTGGCGGATTATGACGCACTGTTCGCTGGCCGCTCGATCCACACCGGCTTTCGCAGCGAAGAGCCCGACGCGCCGCTCTATCGCCGAATACTCGGTCCCGCTTTCGACACGTTGCCGCCGCGGCTGAAGGAACTGCACGGCAGCAAGGCCGCGCGCCGGTGGCAGGGCCATGCCGAAGTCCGCCGGGGCACCGGCCTGCTCGCACGGATCGCGGCCGCAACGATGCGCTTTCCGAAGGCGACCGAGCGCGCGCCCCTCAACGTCGCGTTCGCCCCCGAAACCGGCGGCGAACGCTGGACCCGCGATTTCGCCGGCAAGTGCTTTTCGTCGCACCAATCGCGCGGCAGCGGCCGGAACGAATATCTGCTGGTCGAACGCTTCGGGGTACTGTCGTTTGCGATGGCGCTGGTCGTCGAGCGGGACCGGCTCCATCTGGTTCCACGGCGCTGGTCGGCTTTCGGCGTACCAATGCCGCGCTGGCTGATGCCGTACGGTACGAGTTTCGAGACCGAAACCGGCGGTCGGTTCGGTTTCGACGTCGAAATCGCCACGCCGCTTACCGGATTGATCGTTGCCTACCGCGGATCGCTCGAACCCGCGTGA
- a CDS encoding helix-turn-helix domain-containing protein, with product MPAPEKISYDPHAPVDPRVEALVNELIGRVADKWTLLVLEELEDHGTCRFTELSRLVPGISQKMLTQTLRAMERDGLLVRTVHPVVPPKVEYCLTDLGHSLGEAFCGVWIWAETNLDRIEKARSAFDARG from the coding sequence ATGCCCGCGCCTGAAAAAATTTCATATGATCCGCATGCGCCCGTCGATCCGCGCGTCGAGGCGCTCGTGAACGAACTCATCGGCCGAGTCGCCGACAAATGGACGCTCCTCGTCCTCGAGGAACTGGAGGATCATGGAACGTGCCGCTTCACCGAATTGTCGCGGCTCGTTCCCGGGATCAGCCAAAAGATGCTGACGCAGACATTGCGGGCGATGGAGCGCGACGGTCTGCTGGTGCGCACGGTCCATCCCGTTGTCCCGCCGAAGGTCGAATATTGCCTGACCGATCTCGGCCACAGCCTGGGTGAAGCCTTTTGCGGCGTCTGGATCTGGGCCGAAACCAATCTCGACCGGATCGAAAAGGCGCGATCGGCCTTCGACGCGCGCGGGTAA
- a CDS encoding GAF domain-containing protein, with translation MSYALSFSATDPAELWAEAGDAAASLVAGERDGVANMANVAALIWQAIPDLNWAGFYRFDGSELVLGPFQGKAACIRIALDKGVCGAAARLRATQRVDDVHAFPGHIACDADSRSELVVPVIADDRLVGVLDLDSPSPARFTAADQAGAEALVARIAAALAS, from the coding sequence ATGAGTTACGCCCTCTCCTTCTCGGCCACCGATCCCGCCGAATTATGGGCCGAGGCGGGAGACGCCGCCGCATCGCTCGTCGCGGGCGAGCGCGACGGCGTCGCCAATATGGCGAATGTCGCGGCGCTGATCTGGCAGGCAATCCCTGACCTCAACTGGGCGGGCTTCTACCGCTTCGACGGCAGCGAACTCGTGCTCGGTCCGTTTCAGGGCAAGGCGGCGTGCATCCGCATCGCGCTCGACAAGGGTGTGTGCGGCGCTGCCGCGCGGCTGCGTGCGACGCAGCGCGTCGACGACGTCCATGCCTTTCCCGGTCATATCGCGTGCGATGCCGACAGCCGCAGCGAACTGGTCGTCCCGGTGATCGCCGACGACCGGCTCGTCGGCGTGCTCGACCTCGACAGCCCTTCGCCTGCGCGCTTCACCGCCGCAGACCAGGCGGGCGCCGAAGCGCTCGTCGCACGCATCGCGGCGGCGCTTGCCTCCTGA
- a CDS encoding YnfA family protein produces MTAFAYIGAALAEIAGCFAFWAWLRLDKSVWWVVPGMASLALFAWLLTLVDAEHAGRTYAAYGGVYIVSALLWLWAVEGAKPDRWDLIGGAVCLGGAAIILFGPRGS; encoded by the coding sequence ATGACGGCTTTTGCATATATCGGCGCGGCGCTGGCGGAGATCGCGGGCTGCTTCGCCTTCTGGGCGTGGCTGCGGCTCGACAAGTCGGTGTGGTGGGTCGTGCCCGGGATGGCATCGCTCGCACTGTTTGCCTGGCTGCTCACGCTCGTCGATGCCGAGCATGCAGGGCGAACCTACGCCGCTTATGGCGGTGTTTACATCGTCTCGGCGCTGCTGTGGCTGTGGGCGGTCGAGGGTGCGAAGCCCGACCGCTGGGATCTGATCGGCGGCGCCGTGTGCCTTGGCGGAGCGGCGATCATATTGTTCGGGCCGCGGGGTAGCTGA
- a CDS encoding PilZ domain-containing protein, protein MSNPEASPASPAPDEKRQPRQSRLVKAALACQRLGRFDVTLRNVSLTGVGGQGPHILQIGERMTLFLPGHEPMLGTVRWVAGTRFGLQTDREIQTMRLRAAHNDTIIAADSMADFQIVPPPRVDTWRPGLTRATALPGQFGRKR, encoded by the coding sequence ATGTCGAATCCCGAGGCGTCCCCTGCCTCACCGGCCCCCGATGAAAAGCGCCAGCCGCGGCAGTCGCGTCTGGTCAAGGCCGCGCTCGCCTGTCAGAGGCTCGGCCGGTTCGACGTAACCCTGCGAAACGTCTCGTTGACAGGCGTCGGCGGGCAGGGTCCCCATATCTTGCAGATCGGCGAGCGCATGACGCTGTTCCTGCCCGGCCACGAGCCCATGCTCGGAACGGTGCGGTGGGTTGCGGGAACGCGTTTCGGCCTTCAGACCGACCGCGAAATCCAGACCATGCGCCTGCGCGCCGCGCATAACGACACGATCATCGCGGCCGACAGCATGGCCGATTTCCAGATCGTTCCTCCGCCGCGCGTCGACACCTGGCGCCCCGGCCTCACCCGGGCAACCGCCCTGCCGGGGCAATTCGGACGCAAACGGTAA
- a CDS encoding gamma-glutamyltransferase family protein, which yields MRRRTLLAAVPAAALLPTAGLAEGTKPKTAPAAPKANASMPPVWEAGADRFVRPDVQSGDRPVGASFASRTAAYGLSGAAGTAHPLATQAGIDILKRGGSAVDAAIAINACLGLLEPTANGIGGDVYAMIWDPKTKKLAGLAGSGKSPRSLDLATVRSRAKGGTLPAYGAISVSVPGTVDGWWTMHQRYGKLPWKELFEPVIAHAEAGAPVPDMIAYYIRRSLAGFRQPGRGIEEIDNAIRTYGLNDGKGPAAGQIFRNPDLARTFRLIAEGGRDVFYEGEIARTIDAYFRRIGGWLRYEDLAAHKSEWIEPYKTGYRGTDIYALGANTQGIATLQMLNILEHFDLKGAGFQSALSIHLQAEAKRLAYEDRARYYADPHFSNVPVEWLISKEYAAERAKLIRPDRLLTPVHPGQAPSRGDTTYFSCADKDGMMVSMIQSNFRGMGSGLVADGLGFMFQDRGQLFSLQDGHPNIYAPGKRPFQTIIPGFAARGDVPWMSFGVMGGDMQPQGQAQIVINRVDYGLEIQSAGDSPRWHHEGSSETMGEDSPDLGTNGMLRLESGVPEATRQRLADIGWTLGEPDGGFGRYQCVEHRIDGDTRVYAAASEMRADGCALAY from the coding sequence ATGCGTCGCCGTACACTTCTCGCCGCCGTTCCCGCCGCCGCGCTATTGCCGACGGCCGGCCTCGCCGAGGGCACGAAGCCCAAGACGGCGCCCGCCGCCCCCAAGGCGAATGCTTCGATGCCGCCGGTCTGGGAAGCCGGTGCCGACCGCTTCGTGCGACCCGACGTCCAAAGCGGCGACCGCCCCGTCGGCGCCAGCTTCGCGTCGCGCACCGCCGCTTATGGCCTCAGCGGCGCGGCGGGAACCGCGCATCCGCTCGCGACACAGGCGGGGATCGACATTTTGAAGCGCGGCGGCTCGGCGGTCGATGCGGCGATCGCAATCAACGCGTGCCTCGGCCTGCTGGAGCCGACCGCGAACGGCATCGGCGGCGACGTCTATGCGATGATCTGGGACCCGAAGACCAAGAAGCTCGCCGGGCTCGCCGGATCGGGCAAGAGCCCCCGCTCGCTCGACCTCGCGACGGTGCGAAGCCGCGCCAAGGGCGGCACCCTGCCCGCCTATGGTGCGATCAGCGTGTCGGTGCCGGGCACCGTCGACGGATGGTGGACGATGCACCAGCGTTACGGCAAGCTGCCGTGGAAGGAACTGTTCGAGCCGGTTATCGCCCACGCCGAGGCGGGCGCGCCGGTGCCCGACATGATCGCTTATTATATCCGCCGCAGCCTTGCCGGCTTCCGCCAGCCCGGCCGCGGGATCGAAGAAATCGACAATGCGATCCGCACGTACGGACTGAACGACGGCAAAGGCCCGGCCGCCGGACAGATCTTCCGCAACCCCGACCTCGCGCGCACCTTTCGCCTGATTGCCGAAGGCGGACGCGACGTCTTTTACGAAGGCGAAATCGCACGCACCATCGACGCCTATTTCAGACGGATTGGCGGCTGGCTGCGCTACGAGGATCTCGCCGCGCACAAGTCCGAATGGATCGAACCGTACAAGACCGGCTATCGCGGCACCGACATCTATGCGCTCGGCGCGAATACGCAGGGCATCGCCACCTTGCAGATGCTCAACATTCTCGAGCATTTCGACCTGAAGGGCGCGGGCTTCCAGTCGGCGCTGTCGATCCATCTGCAGGCCGAGGCGAAGCGCCTCGCCTATGAGGACCGCGCGCGTTATTACGCCGATCCGCATTTTTCGAACGTGCCGGTCGAATGGCTGATTTCAAAGGAATATGCGGCCGAACGCGCCAAGCTGATCCGCCCCGACCGCCTGCTCACGCCCGTTCATCCGGGCCAGGCGCCGAGCCGCGGCGACACCACCTATTTCAGCTGCGCCGACAAGGACGGCATGATGGTGTCGATGATCCAGTCGAATTTCCGCGGCATGGGGTCGGGGCTGGTCGCCGACGGACTGGGCTTCATGTTTCAGGATCGCGGGCAATTGTTCAGCCTGCAGGACGGGCATCCGAACATCTATGCGCCCGGCAAGCGGCCGTTCCAGACGATCATCCCGGGCTTCGCAGCGCGCGGCGACGTGCCGTGGATGAGCTTCGGCGTTATGGGCGGCGACATGCAGCCGCAGGGACAGGCGCAGATCGTCATCAACCGCGTCGATTACGGGCTCGAAATCCAGTCGGCGGGCGATTCGCCGCGCTGGCACCATGAGGGGTCGTCCGAAACGATGGGCGAGGATTCGCCGGATCTCGGCACGAACGGCATGTTGCGGCTCGAAAGTGGCGTCCCCGAAGCGACCCGGCAACGGCTCGCCGATATCGGCTGGACGCTGGGCGAACCCGATGGCGGGTTCGGGCGCTACCAATGCGTCGAGCATCGCATCGACGGGGACACGCGCGTCTATGCGGCGGCGAGCGAGATGCGCGCCGACGGGTGTGCGCTCGCCTATTGA
- the rlmN gene encoding 23S rRNA (adenine(2503)-C(2))-methyltransferase RlmN, which produces MQIPGHIDPVTTGTVPLRGGNRIDLVGLTRDAVGGVLVEAGLDAKAAKLRAKQIWHWIYHRGVTDFEAMTDIAKTMRPWLTDRFIIGRPTVREAQVSSDGTRKWLLAAADGQEYEMVFIPDADRGTLCVSSQVGCTLNCRFCHTGTMRLVRNLGAGEIVGQVLLARDALGEWPKGTMAGFGADPEDEDYDDEAGHYTADGRMLTNIVMMGMGEPLYNFDEVKGALKIVMDGDGLALSKRRITLSTSGVVPMMARAGEEIGVNLAVSLHAVNKEIRDEIVPLNRKYGIEELLQACADYPGANNARRITFEYVMLKDKNDSDADARELVRLIKQYNLPAKVNLIPFNPWPGAPYECSTPERVRAFSNLIFKAGISAPVRTPRGRDIMAACGQLKSAATKPTRAELDRIAEEKQAGLG; this is translated from the coding sequence ATGCAGATTCCCGGCCATATCGATCCCGTCACGACGGGCACCGTCCCGCTGCGCGGCGGCAACCGCATCGACCTCGTCGGGCTAACGCGCGACGCGGTCGGCGGCGTGCTCGTCGAGGCCGGACTGGATGCAAAGGCAGCGAAGCTGCGCGCCAAGCAGATCTGGCATTGGATCTATCACCGCGGAGTCACCGATTTCGAGGCGATGACCGACATCGCCAAGACGATGCGCCCCTGGCTAACCGACCGCTTCATCATCGGCCGCCCCACCGTGCGCGAGGCGCAGGTGTCGAGCGATGGCACGCGCAAATGGCTGCTCGCCGCCGCCGATGGCCAGGAATATGAGATGGTGTTCATCCCCGACGCCGATCGGGGAACGCTGTGCGTGTCGAGCCAGGTCGGCTGCACATTGAACTGCCGTTTCTGCCACACGGGTACGATGCGCCTCGTCCGCAACCTCGGCGCGGGCGAGATCGTCGGGCAGGTGCTGCTGGCGCGCGATGCGCTCGGCGAATGGCCCAAAGGCACGATGGCGGGCTTCGGCGCCGATCCCGAGGACGAGGATTATGATGACGAGGCCGGGCACTATACCGCCGACGGCCGCATGCTCACCAACATCGTGATGATGGGCATGGGCGAACCGCTCTATAATTTCGACGAGGTCAAGGGCGCGCTCAAGATCGTCATGGACGGCGACGGGCTCGCGCTGTCGAAGCGGCGGATCACGCTGTCGACCAGCGGCGTCGTGCCGATGATGGCGCGCGCGGGCGAGGAGATCGGCGTCAATCTCGCGGTCTCGCTCCACGCGGTGAACAAGGAAATCCGCGACGAAATCGTGCCCTTGAACCGCAAATATGGCATCGAGGAACTGTTGCAGGCGTGCGCCGACTATCCGGGCGCCAACAATGCGCGGCGCATCACCTTCGAATATGTGATGCTCAAGGACAAGAACGACAGCGACGCGGACGCCCGCGAACTCGTGCGGCTGATCAAGCAATATAATCTTCCCGCCAAGGTCAATCTGATCCCCTTCAATCCCTGGCCCGGCGCGCCCTATGAATGTTCGACGCCCGAGCGGGTACGCGCTTTCAGCAACCTCATTTTCAAGGCCGGCATTTCGGCGCCGGTGCGCACCCCGCGCGGGCGCGACATCATGGCGGCGTGCGGGCAATTGAAGAGCGCCGCAACCAAGCCGACGCGCGCCGAACTCGACCGCATCGCCGAGGAAAAGCAGGCCGGGCTGGGCTGA
- a CDS encoding prolyl oligopeptidase family serine peptidase, which translates to MPRKSLSAPLALVALAMTPTAAQAAEAAAASAPAPALIYPDTARGDTVDPQFGVDVADPYRWLEDDVRVNPKVADWVAAQNEVTDAYLDTLPGRDAFKARMTELYNYERFGLPTKAGSRYFYSRNDGLQPQSVLYVREGLKGEGRVLIDPNLWAKDGATALAEWEPSEDGKHLLYSVQDGGTDWRIVRVKDVATGQDLADEVRWVKFSALDWAKDGSGFYYSRFPEPEAGEAFQSLNENHSVYFHKLGTPQSEDVLIHATPDKPKLNNSAIVTDDGKYLLVVSSEGTDERYGLTLHPIGKPGAKPITLVDDYANNWEYVTNAGTRFTFLTNKEAPRARIVSFDIKKPGELTQIVGENDATLVGASRVGNRIILSYLGDAKSEARMVALDGKPIANINLADIGSASGFGGKSSDPETFYAFSSYARPTTIYRFDTQTGKSEIFAEPKLTFKPADFTVEQRFYKSKDGTEVPMFVVMKKGLDRSKGSPTLLYGYGGFNVSMTPAFSPTRLAWVDKGGVLAIANLRGGGEYGKAWHDAGRLDKKQNVFDDFIAAGEYLIAEGIAGKGQVAIEGGSNGGLLVGAVTNQRPDLFAAALPAVGVMDMLRFDRFTAGRYWVDDYGYPSKEADFKNLLAYSPYHNIKDGTAYPAVLVTTADTDDRVVPGHSFKYTAALQHADAGDKPHLIRVETRAGHGSGKPTDKIIAEAADKYAFAAKWTGLNVE; encoded by the coding sequence ATGCCCCGTAAAAGCTTGTCCGCCCCGCTCGCGCTGGTTGCTCTTGCCATGACGCCGACGGCGGCCCAAGCGGCTGAAGCGGCGGCGGCATCGGCCCCCGCCCCGGCGCTCATCTATCCCGACACGGCACGCGGCGATACGGTCGACCCGCAATTCGGCGTCGACGTCGCCGATCCCTATCGCTGGCTCGAGGATGATGTCCGCGTCAATCCGAAGGTCGCCGACTGGGTCGCGGCGCAGAACGAGGTCACCGACGCCTATCTCGATACGCTGCCCGGCCGCGACGCGTTCAAGGCGCGGATGACCGAGCTTTACAATTATGAACGCTTCGGCCTGCCGACCAAGGCGGGGTCGCGCTATTTCTACAGCCGCAACGACGGACTGCAGCCGCAGTCGGTGCTTTATGTCCGCGAAGGACTGAAGGGCGAAGGCCGCGTCCTCATCGACCCCAACCTCTGGGCCAAGGACGGCGCGACCGCGCTCGCCGAATGGGAGCCGTCGGAGGACGGCAAGCATCTCCTCTATTCGGTGCAGGATGGCGGCACCGACTGGCGCATCGTGCGCGTCAAGGATGTCGCGACCGGGCAGGATTTGGCCGACGAGGTGCGCTGGGTGAAATTCTCCGCGCTCGACTGGGCGAAGGACGGCAGCGGCTTTTATTATTCGCGCTTTCCCGAACCCGAAGCAGGCGAGGCCTTTCAGTCGCTCAACGAAAATCACAGCGTCTATTTCCACAAGCTTGGCACGCCGCAAAGCGAGGATGTGCTGATCCACGCGACCCCCGACAAGCCGAAGCTCAACAACAGCGCGATCGTCACCGACGACGGCAAATATCTGCTCGTCGTCTCGTCCGAAGGCACCGACGAACGCTATGGCCTGACGCTCCACCCGATCGGAAAGCCCGGCGCGAAGCCGATCACCCTCGTCGACGATTATGCGAACAACTGGGAATATGTGACCAACGCGGGCACGCGCTTCACCTTCCTCACCAACAAGGAGGCGCCGCGCGCACGGATCGTCTCGTTCGACATCAAGAAACCCGGCGAGCTGACCCAGATCGTCGGCGAAAATGACGCGACGCTGGTGGGCGCGTCGCGCGTCGGCAATCGCATCATCCTCTCCTATCTGGGCGACGCGAAGTCGGAAGCGCGGATGGTCGCCTTGGACGGCAAGCCGATCGCCAACATCAACCTCGCCGACATCGGATCGGCGTCGGGCTTCGGCGGCAAGTCGAGCGATCCCGAAACCTTCTACGCCTTTTCGAGCTATGCGCGGCCGACGACCATCTATCGCTTCGACACCCAGACCGGGAAGAGCGAGATTTTCGCCGAGCCGAAGCTGACCTTCAAGCCCGCCGATTTCACTGTCGAGCAGCGTTTCTACAAGTCGAAGGACGGCACCGAGGTGCCGATGTTCGTCGTGATGAAAAAGGGGCTCGACCGCAGCAAGGGATCGCCGACGCTGCTTTACGGCTATGGCGGCTTCAACGTGTCGATGACCCCGGCCTTCTCGCCGACGCGGCTCGCCTGGGTCGACAAGGGCGGCGTACTCGCGATCGCAAACCTGCGCGGCGGCGGCGAATATGGCAAGGCGTGGCACGACGCCGGCCGCCTCGACAAGAAGCAGAATGTCTTCGACGATTTCATCGCCGCGGGCGAATATCTGATCGCCGAAGGCATTGCGGGCAAGGGCCAGGTCGCGATCGAGGGCGGGTCGAACGGCGGCCTGCTCGTCGGCGCGGTGACCAACCAGCGCCCCGACCTGTTCGCCGCGGCGCTGCCCGCGGTCGGCGTGATGGACATGCTGCGCTTCGACCGCTTTACCGCGGGACGCTATTGGGTCGACGATTATGGCTATCCGTCGAAGGAGGCCGATTTCAAGAACCTCCTCGCCTACTCGCCCTATCATAATATCAAGGACGGAACGGCCTATCCGGCGGTGCTGGTGACGACCGCCGACACCGACGACCGCGTCGTGCCGGGGCACAGCTTCAAATATACCGCCGCGCTCCAGCACGCCGACGCGGGCGACAAGCCGCACCTGATTCGCGTCGAAACCCGCGCCGGCCACGGCAGCGGCAAGCCGACCGACAAGATCATCGCCGAAGCCGCCGACAAATATGCCTTCGCGGCGAAGTGGACCGGATTGAACGTCGAGTAA
- a CDS encoding outer membrane beta-barrel protein encodes MKKFAVAAALLSAVVATPALAAPAGEGRVEVRGGLITGNGQDEATLGAAAGYDFDLGSSTFVGAEIAGDKVLVDGANVQFSAGGRVGAKIGASGKLYATGGYTFGDVDDPYVGAGYQHKLTQNVYAKGEYRHQFIDNFGDFDTFVVGLGFAF; translated from the coding sequence ATGAAAAAATTCGCAGTTGCAGCCGCTCTCCTCTCGGCCGTCGTCGCAACCCCCGCCCTCGCGGCCCCCGCTGGCGAAGGCCGCGTGGAAGTTCGCGGCGGTCTGATCACCGGCAACGGCCAGGACGAAGCCACGCTCGGCGCCGCCGCCGGTTATGACTTCGACCTCGGCAGCTCGACCTTCGTCGGCGCCGAAATCGCGGGCGACAAGGTTCTCGTCGACGGCGCGAACGTCCAGTTTTCGGCTGGCGGCCGCGTTGGTGCCAAGATCGGCGCCAGCGGCAAGCTTTATGCCACCGGCGGTTACACCTTCGGCGACGTCGACGATCCCTATGTCGGCGCCGGCTACCAGCACAAGCTGACCCAGAATGTCTATGCCAAGGGCGAATATCGTCACCAGTTCATCGACAACTTCGGTGACTTCGACACCTTCGTCGTCGGCCTCGGCTTCGCTTTCTGA
- a CDS encoding SDR family oxidoreductase yields MKTSGNTILVTGGGSGIGLTLAQRWQDAGNKVIVTGRNAVKLDAAIAGRPNMSAMSLDVTDADAIAAFAKEIVAKHPDLNILVNNAGIMSAEDASAKRDLASAEATVITNILGPIRLIDALVDHLAAQADSAIINVTSGLAFVPFPKAPTYSATKAAMHSYSVALRIQLEGQVEVIELAPPAVRTELTPGQSTREHYMPLGDFADEVMALFAKTPTPEEILVQNVLPLRTAEASGTVPQMLAMLKSL; encoded by the coding sequence ATGAAGACCAGCGGCAACACCATCCTCGTCACCGGCGGCGGCTCGGGTATCGGCCTCACGCTCGCGCAGCGCTGGCAGGACGCGGGCAACAAGGTCATCGTCACCGGCCGCAACGCCGTCAAACTCGACGCGGCGATCGCCGGACGCCCGAACATGTCGGCAATGTCGCTCGACGTCACCGACGCCGACGCCATTGCGGCCTTTGCGAAAGAGATCGTCGCCAAGCACCCCGACCTCAACATCCTCGTCAACAATGCCGGCATCATGAGCGCGGAGGATGCGAGCGCGAAGCGCGACCTCGCAAGCGCGGAGGCGACCGTCATCACCAACATTCTCGGCCCGATCCGGCTGATCGACGCGCTCGTCGATCATCTCGCGGCGCAGGCCGACAGCGCGATCATCAATGTGACTTCGGGGCTCGCCTTCGTCCCCTTTCCCAAGGCGCCGACCTATTCGGCGACGAAGGCGGCGATGCACAGCTATTCGGTCGCGCTCCGCATCCAGCTCGAGGGCCAGGTCGAGGTGATCGAACTCGCGCCGCCCGCGGTGCGCACCGAATTGACCCCCGGCCAGTCGACGCGCGAGCATTATATGCCGCTGGGCGACTTCGCCGACGAGGTGATGGCGTTGTTCGCGAAGACGCCGACGCCGGAAGAGATTCTGGTGCAGAACGTCCTGCCGCTCCGCACGGCCGAGGCCAGCGGCACCGTGCCGCAGATGCTGGCAATGCTGAAGTCACTGTAA